AGAATATTATCGAAATGATCTTTGACACAGTTAAGCAGACGCTTGTTGAGGGCGAATCGGTAAAGGTTTCCGGATTCGGGACATTCAACGTCAAGAAGAAAAATGCGCGAAGGGGAAGGAACCCCAAAACCGGAGGAGACCTCGAAATAACGCCGCGGAGGGTAATTACCTTCAGGGCGAGCAACCAGTTAAAGGGTATCATCGAAAAAGTAGATGCATAGATCACAGGCCGGCAACATCATCAAAACCCAAAAGCCATTCCCGGACAAGCTTTTTTATAAAATCGGGGAAGTGAGCAGGATTGCCGGTGTTGAACCTTATGTGCTCCGGTACTGGGAGACTGAATTTTCCTTTCTGAAGCCGCGAAAGAACAAGTCGGGTCAAAGGGTATACATAAAAAAGGACCTTGAACTTGTTCTCCAGATAAAGAAGCTGCTCTAT
This window of the Thermodesulfovibrionales bacterium genome carries:
- a CDS encoding integration host factor subunit alpha, whose translation is MTKADLVDAVFGKVGLSKIESQNIIEMIFDTVKQTLVEGESVKVSGFGTFNVKKKNARRGRNPKTGGDLEITPRRVITFRASNQLKGIIEKVDA
- a CDS encoding MerR family transcriptional regulator, translated to MHRSQAGNIIKTQKPFPDKLFYKIGEVSRIAGVEPYVLRYWETEFSFLKPRKNKSGQRVYIKKDLELVLQIKKLLYEERYTIEGVRKKFGEGEPEPQPQKLPVQSSSKEIIEKVRKRLREILSQIT